From Nicotiana tabacum cultivar K326 chromosome 22, ASM71507v2, whole genome shotgun sequence, one genomic window encodes:
- the LOC142175811 gene encoding uncharacterized protein LOC142175811, with protein sequence MVTLVLEIETGDFARAFDLVIANSSFPKNREHLVTFRSSVAETWIDYEICRKSDRGLCTDCKVIPSENLSTLHRLLVMDLEITRKRRKRAMYSQHRIKWGALTEAKAQELGVKLVTMGAWRSSGDASAMWTMIAQCIRETTRVVQEKIKIKKAVYLKLVESGDEKEKRANREHYKLAKKEVKLEVTAVKTTTFSRLYEELEGRVTHSMAENIQSDKVMGESGASNKNQDSSIYQSLLRCLMLKFGVCIFFTGIYSLMD encoded by the exons ATGGTGACTTTGGTTTTGGAGATAGAAACAGGGGACTTTGCTAGagcatttgatttggtgatagcaaactcgagTTTTCCGAAGAACAGAGAGCACTTGGTCACCTTCCGGAGTTCGGTAGCCGAGACTTGGATTGATTATGAAATCTGTAGGAAGTCCGATAGAGGTCTTTGCACGGATTGTAAGGtcatcccgagtgagaacctctCGACCCTTCATAGGCTCCTGGTCATGGATCTCGAGATCacgaggaagaggaggaagagggcGATGTATAGCCAACATAGgatcaagtggggagccttgacggAAGCTAAAGCGCAGGAGTTGGGGGTCAAGTTGGTGACTATGggggcttggaggagtagtggggacgcaagcgCTATGTGGACTATGATTGCGCAGTGTATTAGGGAAACCACGAGAGTG gtgcaagaaaaaataaaaatcaagaaagcaGTGTATCTGAAGCTAGTGGAAAGCGGAGACGAGAAGGAGAAGAGGGCGAATAGGGAGCattataagttggctaagaaagaggTAAAGCTAGAAGTTACGGCGGTCAAGACTACAACTTTTagtcgtttgtatgaggaactcgagGGCCGAG TGACTCATAGCATGGCTGAAAATATACAAAGTGATAAGGTGATGGGTGAAAGTGGGGCTTCAAACAAGAATCAAGACAGTAGTATTTATCAGTCTCTACTTCGTTGCCTAATGCTGAAATTTGGTGTATGCATATTTTTTACAGGGATCTACTCACTTATGGATTAA
- the LOC107808622 gene encoding uncharacterized protein LOC107808622 has translation MDEFGVLVERYGVKVQGGKSTPMANLKANKTNFTNGFPSNLGFNSGQNSGYSSDPFDGSFPNDLDGIFRSKSSQNYDNNDIFGGVFANSKQQNNVDIESVLGGSNSNNNNNYGGNNSYDDFDLFGTAPKRSDSIDDLFGNLGLKSDGPKKDHAGKRSESDDLIPGFGDFSSPSYGKKLETKGSQQSNSSKSSSSSPDDPFLVFESSTREANAATWPFSESSEHHPGISTVTSSIDELEDFANFKVRSNITERSHDTKRDTYVKKPVDRAQEKSKNVRVTINKPSKTTTPKSAAKGHVSADFHEKGKPEEKKSSSIRKNVSPVKNFVDDLMFFGDSAPSSEVFQEVEGESEERRRARLKHHMKTQERMAKALAEKTQRDLQSQNEQEEKHRLAEMLDYDIKRWATGKEGNLRALLSSLQHVLWPECGWQPVSLTDLITSTSVKKVYHRATLCVHPDKVQQKGATVRQKYIAEKVFDLLKEAWNKFNTEELR, from the exons ATGGATGAATTTGGCGTTTTGGTTGAGAGATATGGCGTTAAAGTTCAAGGCGGCAAGTCAACACCGATGGCCAATTTGAAGGCTAATAAGACCAATTTCACCAATGGCTTTCCCTCAAACCTTGGGTTTAATTCGGGTCAAAACTCGGGTTACAGCTCCGATCCATTTGACGGATCATTTCCGAATGATCTCGATGGAATTTTCCGGTCCAAGAGTTCACAGAATTACGACAATAATGATATTTTCGGTGGCGTTTTTGCTAATTCAAAGCAGCAGAATAATGTTGATATTGAATCAGTGTTAGGCGGTTCTAAtagtaataataacaataactatGGTGGTAAtaattcgtatgatgattttgatttGTTTGGTACGGCACCAAAGAGGAGTGACtcaattgatgatttatttgggAATTTGGGATTGAAATCGGATGGTCCGAAGAAAGATCATGCTGGAAAAAGGTCAGAAAGTGATGATTTGATTCCTGGATTTGGTGATTTTAGCTCCCCCAGTTATGG CAAAAAGCTAGAGACGAAAGGTTCTCAGCAGTCGAATTCTTCTAAATCAAGCTCCTCTTCGCCAGATGatccatttttagtttttgaatCATCCACCAGGGAGGCAAATGCTGCTACTTGGCCATTTTCAGAATCATCAGAACATCATCCTGGAATTAGCACTGTAACTTCTTCAATTGACGAACTTGAAGATTTTGCGAATTTTAAGGTTAGGAGTAATATAACTGAACGATCACATGATACTAAAAGGGACACGTATGTAAAGAAGCCCGTGGACAGAGCACAAGAGAAGTCCAAAAATGTAAGAGTGACGATCAACAAACCGAGCAAGACAACAACACCAAAATCTGCAGCTAAG GGCCACGTGTCTGCAGATTTCCATGAGAAAGGAAAGCCTGAAGAAAAGAAATCATCATCCATAAGGAAGAATGTGTCGCCTGTGAAAAACTTTGTTGATGATTTAATGTTTTTTGGAG ACTCTGCTCCTTCCTCTGAGGTATTTCAGGAAGTTGAAGGAGAAAGTGAAGAAAGACGAAGAGCTAGATTGAAGCATCATATGAAGACCCAAGAGCGCATG GCTAAGGCTTTGGCTGAGAAGACTCAGCGCGATCTTCAGTCTCAGAATGAGCAGGAAGAGAAGCAT AGGCTTGCTGAGATGCTGGACTATGATATAAAACGTTGGGCTACTGGGAAAGAAGGCAACCTCCGCGCATTGCTGTCATCACTGCAACAT GTATTGTGGCCTGAATGCGGTTGGCAGCCAGTTTCTTTGACCGATTTGATcacttccacatctgtcaaaaaAGTTTATCACAGGGCAACCTTGTGTGTCCACCCAGACAAAGTTCAACAAAAAGGGGCCACAGTTCGGCAAAAGTATATTGCTGAGAAGGTTTTTGATCTTCTGAAG GAAGCGTGGAATAAATTCAATACAGAGGAGCTAAGATGA